The following are encoded together in the Azospirillum brasilense genome:
- a CDS encoding proteasome-type protease, translating into MTYCVALYLEDGLVMLSDTRTNAGVDHISIFSKMHVFEEPGDRMIALMTAGNLSLTQSVIALIQEGVELDGEIRTIGSVNGMFQAAQLVGAAVRQVWKRDGHALKEQRVDFDLSIILGGQIRGDRVRLFHVYAAGNFIEATADNAFFQIGEHKYGKPILDRALNHNTPIEEGMKLVLISMDSTLRSNLTVGLPLDLIAYRRDSLKLETKRRIGEDDPCFKEISDGWSQALREAFRSLPPPRWAD; encoded by the coding sequence ATGACCTACTGCGTCGCCCTGTATCTGGAGGACGGCTTGGTGATGCTGTCGGACACGCGCACCAACGCGGGGGTGGACCACATCTCCATCTTCAGCAAGATGCACGTCTTTGAGGAGCCGGGCGACCGCATGATCGCCCTGATGACCGCCGGCAACCTGTCGCTGACCCAGTCGGTGATCGCGCTGATCCAGGAAGGGGTGGAACTGGACGGCGAGATCCGCACCATCGGCAGCGTGAACGGCATGTTCCAGGCGGCCCAGCTCGTCGGTGCCGCCGTCCGTCAGGTGTGGAAGCGGGACGGCCACGCGCTGAAGGAGCAGCGGGTGGATTTCGACCTGTCCATCATTCTGGGTGGCCAGATCCGCGGGGACCGGGTGCGGCTGTTCCATGTCTACGCCGCCGGCAATTTCATCGAGGCGACCGCCGACAACGCCTTCTTCCAGATTGGCGAGCACAAGTATGGCAAACCGATCCTCGACCGGGCGCTGAACCACAACACGCCGATCGAGGAAGGGATGAAGCTGGTGCTGATTTCCATGGACAGCACGCTGCGCTCCAACCTGACGGTCGGACTTCCGCTCGACCTGATCGCCTACCGCCGCGATTCCCTGAAGCTGGAGACGAAGCGGCGGATCGGCGAGGATGATCCCTGCTTCAAGGAGATCAGCGACGGCTGGTCCCAGGCGCTCCGCGAGGCGTTCCGCTCCTTGCCGCCGCCGCGCTGGGCCGACTGA